The proteins below come from a single Magnetococcales bacterium genomic window:
- a CDS encoding DUF3489 domain-containing protein, whose translation MTDHSFDAEARQQEIHRDWAVRSSMPAKVTTIAAHQPLLDIAERHIKVTQSNWTFILHALEEAYALGMADILRRKPNPALRAVIKEEVMFALMKRPEGATIAQLAEVTGWRSPTLRKIIEGLGGKPMDPDALQNDHTAYRIDA comes from the coding sequence ATGACCGACCATTCCTTCGACGCCGAAGCACGGCAACAGGAGATCCATCGGGACTGGGCCGTGCGCTCTTCCATGCCGGCCAAGGTCACGACCATCGCCGCCCATCAACCGCTGCTCGACATCGCCGAGCGGCACATCAAGGTCACCCAATCGAACTGGACCTTCATTCTCCACGCCCTCGAAGAGGCCTACGCCCTGGGCATGGCGGACATCCTGCGGCGGAAGCCGAACCCGGCCCTGCGCGCCGTCATCAAGGAGGAGGTGATGTTTGCCCTGATGAAGCGTCCCGAGGGGGCCACCATCGCCCAGCTCGCCGAGGTGACCGGGTGGCGAAGCCCAACCCTCCGAAAGATCATCGAGGGCCTGGGCGGCAAGCCCATGGATCCGGACGCCCTACAGAACGATCACACCGCCTATCGCATCGACGCGTAG
- a CDS encoding DUF3489 domain-containing protein: MTNLTTAQKTILETAASRPDGSIHPLPEKIKGGAAMKVITALEGRGMIEDTSLNPPYRNWCISDAGRRAIGQEPLELPEACASELEEKTGPQPNPEQENSGEPQDIKPDSLDIILDDIAQRYLSIDTLDPNRAVYDGQMHDIGPIKNALTAAYQAGLAAAGRAPRKAAPRENSKQNLMIEMMKRPEGATIEQIVQATLWSSNTVRGAISGTLKKRLGLKVTTERLHHVGPNAKGGCTTYKIAE, translated from the coding sequence ATGACCAACCTCACCACCGCCCAGAAGACCATCCTTGAAACCGCCGCCAGCCGCCCGGATGGAAGCATTCACCCCCTGCCGGAGAAGATCAAAGGGGGTGCCGCCATGAAGGTGATCACCGCCCTGGAAGGACGGGGCATGATCGAGGATACCAGCCTCAACCCGCCATACCGCAACTGGTGCATCAGCGACGCGGGGCGCCGCGCCATCGGTCAGGAACCACTGGAACTGCCAGAGGCCTGCGCATCTGAACTGGAAGAGAAAACCGGCCCCCAACCCAATCCGGAACAGGAAAACTCCGGGGAGCCGCAAGACATCAAACCGGATTCACTGGACATCATCCTGGATGACATCGCCCAAAGGTACCTGAGCATTGACACGCTTGACCCCAACAGGGCCGTCTACGACGGGCAAATGCACGATATCGGCCCCATCAAAAACGCCCTCACCGCCGCCTATCAGGCCGGCCTGGCTGCCGCGGGAAGAGCCCCGCGCAAAGCCGCTCCCCGGGAGAATTCCAAACAGAATCTCATGATCGAAATGATGAAGCGCCCGGAGGGAGCCACCATCGAGCAGATTGTTCAGGCAACATTGTGGAGTTCCAACACGGTGAGGGGAGCCATCTCCGGTACCCTCAAGAAACGCCTGGGCCTGAAGGTCACGACCGAGCGCCTGCACCACGTCGGACCCAACGCCAAGGGCGGCTGCACGACCTACAAAATAGCGGAGTGA
- a CDS encoding integration host factor subunit alpha has translation MSSLTKAEIVETLYRNLGAGWTRPQAQDLVESVLEMIRSSLERGETVKLPGFGNFSVRKKRARAGRNPKSGEEVEISARKVVSFKPSSMLKDRVSGQPSQRAAEIPGQCRVISEKASM, from the coding sequence ATGAGTTCCCTGACCAAAGCCGAGATCGTCGAGACCCTCTACCGCAACCTTGGTGCGGGCTGGACACGGCCCCAGGCGCAGGACCTGGTGGAATCGGTTCTTGAAATGATCCGGTCATCGCTGGAACGAGGGGAAACGGTCAAACTGCCCGGTTTTGGCAACTTTTCCGTCCGAAAGAAACGCGCCCGGGCGGGCCGTAATCCCAAAAGCGGCGAGGAGGTGGAAATCTCCGCCAGGAAGGTGGTGAGTTTCAAACCCAGTTCCATGCTGAAAGACAGGGTGAGTGGCCAGCCCTCCCAAAGGGCCGCAGAAATACCCGGACAATGCCGGGTGATTTCCGAGAAAGCTTCGATGTGA